A single Aminobacterium mobile DSM 12262 DNA region contains:
- a CDS encoding RnfABCDGE type electron transport complex subunit B, which translates to MLDAIVYPAISLGGLGLFFGLLLGFAARKFAVQIDPKVAQIRDILPGANCGGCGYAGCDAYASAVASGQASPDRCNAGGAEVARKIAAILGVEVGPFVRRVAFVRCAGSREKAREISLYEGVLDCRKATIVPGGGTKACKNGCLGFGSCVKACPFDAMYMEDGVAKVDEDRCTGCGACVAVCPRNVISLIPAALAVRVTCNSTQKGVGVKKICDAGCIGCGLCSKVCPAQAITMKDNLPVIDPDLCTGCTSCAMKCPVGAISVQNLVKGEEMAG; encoded by the coding sequence ATGTTGGATGCGATAGTTTATCCCGCCATAAGTCTTGGAGGATTAGGTCTCTTTTTTGGATTGTTGCTTGGTTTTGCAGCGAGAAAATTTGCAGTTCAAATTGACCCTAAAGTGGCTCAAATTCGAGATATTTTGCCAGGAGCCAATTGTGGTGGTTGTGGCTATGCTGGATGCGACGCATATGCGAGCGCTGTGGCTTCTGGCCAGGCTTCTCCTGATCGTTGTAATGCTGGAGGTGCCGAAGTAGCTCGTAAAATTGCCGCTATTCTAGGGGTTGAAGTAGGCCCTTTCGTGCGACGCGTGGCTTTTGTGCGATGTGCTGGATCAAGGGAGAAAGCAAGGGAAATCTCTCTTTATGAGGGAGTGCTTGATTGCCGAAAGGCGACGATTGTTCCAGGTGGTGGTACGAAAGCCTGTAAAAATGGCTGCCTTGGTTTTGGAAGCTGCGTAAAGGCGTGCCCCTTTGATGCTATGTATATGGAGGATGGGGTCGCTAAGGTGGACGAAGACCGATGTACAGGATGTGGAGCCTGCGTGGCTGTTTGTCCAAGAAACGTGATTTCTCTCATCCCGGCGGCTTTGGCAGTGCGAGTTACTTGCAACTCTACCCAAAAAGGGGTAGGGGTGAAAAAAATATGTGATGCAGGGTGTATTGGCTGTGGTCTCTGCTCTAAGGTCTGTCCCGCCCAGGCTATTACAATGAAAGATAATCTTCCTGTCATCGATCCCGATCTCTGTACAGGATGTACCTCATGCGCTATGAAGTGTCCGGTTGGGGCTATTTCTGTGCAGAACCTTGTAAAAGGTGAGGAGATGGCGGGATAG
- a CDS encoding FAD:protein FMN transferase: MKKFFFCISSIVFLLLLLLFWKGSFRKNPYSSRESYALGTLIRIQAQGENAPQALDAALQRIAEIEDHMSLHSSSSDIACVNQKAGIEPVVVHNDTFFVMEQALKYAQKSSGYFDPTIGPIVDLWGIGTNKEKLPTEKEIAQRLPLVNYARSVINKETKSIMLLQKGQMLDLGGIAKGYAADEVAQIFRGKGIKSALIDLGGNIYAYGTKADGTLWNIGIQDPLEPRGTPLGIVKVSNCSVVTSGNYERFFEVEGKRYHHIFDPHSGYPAVSGLLSATIVSQRSIDGDALSTTLYILGKEEGLAFIEHIPGVEALVVTEEKKIYATSGMSKMFRLIKGKGYIYEEGE; encoded by the coding sequence TTGAAAAAGTTTTTCTTTTGCATAAGTAGCATAGTATTTTTACTGCTGCTTCTCCTCTTCTGGAAAGGATCTTTTAGGAAAAACCCCTATAGTTCCAGAGAAAGTTACGCATTAGGGACCCTTATACGAATTCAAGCGCAGGGAGAGAACGCCCCTCAAGCTCTCGATGCGGCTCTTCAACGAATTGCTGAAATCGAAGACCATATGTCTCTCCATTCTTCTTCCTCCGATATTGCTTGCGTGAATCAGAAGGCAGGAATAGAACCTGTAGTTGTTCATAATGACACTTTTTTCGTAATGGAACAAGCTTTAAAATATGCACAGAAAAGTTCGGGATATTTTGATCCTACTATTGGCCCCATTGTGGATCTTTGGGGTATCGGAACCAACAAGGAAAAACTACCAACAGAGAAAGAGATCGCCCAAAGGCTTCCATTGGTAAATTATGCTCGTTCTGTCATTAATAAAGAAACGAAATCTATTATGCTTCTACAGAAAGGACAAATGCTGGATCTTGGCGGCATCGCAAAGGGATATGCTGCAGATGAAGTGGCTCAAATTTTTAGGGGAAAGGGAATTAAAAGCGCTCTCATCGATCTGGGCGGGAATATATATGCGTACGGGACCAAAGCTGACGGAACCTTGTGGAACATTGGCATTCAAGACCCCTTAGAACCTCGAGGAACACCCTTAGGGATCGTAAAAGTTTCTAATTGTTCCGTAGTAACATCAGGCAATTACGAACGTTTTTTTGAAGTAGAGGGGAAACGGTATCATCATATATTTGATCCTCATAGCGGCTATCCTGCCGTATCTGGGTTACTAAGTGCCACTATTGTATCTCAGAGATCAATTGACGGAGATGCTCTCTCTACAACTCTCTACATTTTAGGTAAAGAGGAAGGGCTCGCTTTTATAGAACACATCCCTGGCGTTGAAGCCCTTGTCGTTACGGAAGAGAAGAAAATTTATGCCACATCAGGGATGTCTAAGATGTTTCGTCTTATCAAGGGAAAGGGTTACATATATGAAGAAGGGGAATAA
- a CDS encoding DUF3100 domain-containing protein: MWDAIRNWKIHALVLVLVVMAEWIGIHSFKVGIGTIVLLPMLYALMAGALLGPKFLKLANQKDMVDAGSLIGVTLMLLMARYGTLVGPNLPMILKTSPALILQEFGNLGTVLVGVPVAVFLGLKRETIGAAHSVSREPNVALIGDIYGLDTPEGQGVMGVYICGTVFGTIFYGLMATVTAALNIFHPLALGMASGVGSASMMTASVGSLSAMYPEIADKIQALGAASNMLSGLDGIYMSLWMALPLSEWLYKKTYKIKYGEFPEEPKYKGV, from the coding sequence GTGTGGGATGCGATCCGCAACTGGAAAATTCACGCATTAGTACTCGTCCTAGTGGTAATGGCAGAATGGATCGGAATTCACTCTTTTAAGGTAGGGATTGGCACCATCGTCCTTCTTCCGATGCTTTATGCTCTTATGGCGGGGGCCCTATTAGGGCCGAAGTTTTTGAAATTGGCTAATCAGAAAGACATGGTAGATGCAGGGAGTCTCATTGGGGTTACCCTTATGCTTCTTATGGCACGATATGGCACCCTTGTCGGACCGAACCTACCCATGATTCTCAAGACAAGCCCTGCCCTTATTTTGCAGGAGTTTGGAAACTTGGGAACAGTTTTAGTAGGAGTTCCTGTGGCTGTTTTCCTCGGCCTGAAGCGAGAGACGATTGGGGCAGCTCACTCTGTATCTCGAGAGCCTAACGTAGCTTTGATTGGCGATATTTACGGGCTTGACACCCCTGAGGGACAGGGTGTGATGGGAGTTTATATTTGCGGAACAGTCTTTGGAACTATTTTTTACGGTCTCATGGCTACTGTTACTGCGGCTCTTAATATATTCCATCCCTTGGCTTTAGGTATGGCTTCTGGTGTTGGGAGCGCTAGCATGATGACAGCATCTGTAGGTTCTCTCAGCGCTATGTACCCCGAGATTGCCGATAAAATCCAGGCTCTTGGTGCGGCGAGCAATATGCTTTCTGGCCTTGATGGTATTTACATGTCTCTATGGATGGCTCTGCCCCTCTCCGAATGGCTCTACAAGAAAACGTACAAAATAAAATACGGAGAGTTTCCGGAAGAACCTAAGTATAAGGGGGTGTAA
- a CDS encoding amidohydrolase — protein MSIQDLKNQVCQSIDDRKEDLLSLVQEIGAHAELGFKEIRTSSRVAAFLKELGLPVETGLAITGVKARLEGKSSGPTVAVLGELDGVISPDHPQVVKETRAAHACGHNLQIGTMLGAAIGLTCAGAGKELDGSVCFMGVPAEEFIEIEERMERRKKGEIHFLGGKQELVYQGAFDDIDMAMMAHAGTNMPHPTFLIGETGNGFIAKTIHYIGKATHAAAAPHEGINALNAAVLGINAMHAMRETFRDDDHVRVHFIITKGGDTVNSVPADVRLEAYVRGRSMDAINGTHTKFDRAFRSGGDAVGAKTEIVTIPGYLPLACSKNMNDIFATNAAKFVPQENIVVAPHFDGSTDMGDLCHIMPAIHPYFGGVTGALHSGDFRVVDYEAAVLLPAKVMATTVIDLLYNGAEKGRELLKAHRPLMTREEYLQTLERYFNM, from the coding sequence ATGAGTATACAAGACCTTAAAAATCAAGTATGTCAGAGTATCGACGATAGGAAAGAAGATCTTCTCTCTCTTGTTCAAGAGATAGGTGCCCATGCAGAGCTGGGTTTTAAGGAAATCCGTACCTCTTCCAGGGTAGCCGCGTTTCTGAAAGAGCTTGGACTTCCTGTGGAGACGGGGTTGGCAATAACCGGAGTCAAAGCGCGTCTGGAAGGGAAGAGCTCAGGTCCTACAGTGGCGGTCCTTGGAGAGCTCGATGGGGTTATTAGTCCAGATCATCCTCAAGTGGTAAAAGAGACGAGAGCAGCTCACGCCTGTGGCCATAATCTGCAAATAGGAACCATGCTTGGCGCCGCTATAGGACTAACATGTGCTGGCGCGGGGAAAGAGCTGGATGGTTCAGTCTGCTTTATGGGAGTTCCTGCAGAAGAGTTCATTGAAATTGAAGAACGGATGGAACGTCGCAAAAAAGGCGAAATCCATTTCCTTGGAGGTAAGCAGGAATTAGTGTATCAAGGAGCTTTTGACGATATAGATATGGCTATGATGGCTCATGCCGGAACGAATATGCCTCATCCAACTTTTCTTATTGGTGAGACTGGGAACGGATTTATTGCCAAAACCATTCACTACATTGGCAAGGCTACTCATGCTGCCGCTGCTCCTCATGAGGGAATTAACGCACTTAATGCAGCGGTGCTTGGTATTAATGCCATGCACGCTATGAGAGAAACTTTTCGAGATGATGATCATGTCCGAGTCCATTTTATTATCACTAAAGGGGGCGATACTGTAAATTCAGTGCCTGCTGATGTTCGTCTTGAAGCTTACGTACGAGGAAGGTCCATGGATGCGATCAATGGCACCCATACGAAGTTTGATCGGGCTTTTCGCTCTGGAGGCGATGCAGTAGGAGCCAAGACCGAAATTGTTACGATCCCAGGATACCTCCCTCTCGCGTGCTCAAAAAACATGAACGACATATTTGCCACAAATGCAGCGAAATTCGTGCCTCAGGAGAACATTGTGGTAGCTCCTCATTTTGACGGATCCACGGATATGGGAGATCTCTGCCATATTATGCCTGCTATTCATCCTTATTTCGGAGGAGTTACTGGAGCCCTTCATTCAGGAGATTTTAGAGTTGTGGATTATGAAGCGGCAGTGCTTCTTCCAGCGAAAGTTATGGCGACAACTGTTATTGACCTACTATACAACGGAGCAGAAAAGGGACGGGAATTGCTTAAGGCTCACCGTCCTCTCATGACACGGGAAGAATATCTTCAAACTCTGGAGCGTTACTTCAATATGTGA
- the gltS gene encoding sodium/glutamate symporter has protein sequence MSFEVANNIFTISLDGVWTTALAAILLMIGYGLRRRIRFFEVFCIPAPVIGGVLMSLIALVLHHQGGGALKFNTALQSPMMIAFFTTVGIGGSFGLLKKGGKALIVYLVFCWGLAVFQNAFGAGLAKMLGIHPALGIMAGAVSLEGGHGAAAAFGPMAEELGVAGAKVVAIAAATYGLIAGGLLGGPLAKWLIDRHNVDIKASKEEIYIQPTAQDTEEEEKLFSSFDFLKMLALVLVMMALGSFLSGKIKEWYNFSLPGYVGAMFVAVVFRNINDHFPLVKIRSKAIDLISDVSLGLFLTMAMMSLRIWELYDLAVPLIIILALQTVAIFLLGAFLLFPLLGKDYDAAVMCAGFMGHGLGATPNAVANMGAVCERYKVMSHKAFLIVPLCGAVLIDLVGLPNIVWFINYLTK, from the coding sequence ATGTCTTTTGAAGTGGCTAACAATATTTTTACTATCAGCCTTGATGGGGTCTGGACTACAGCTCTTGCCGCTATTTTACTTATGATTGGGTACGGACTGCGACGACGAATCCGCTTCTTCGAGGTTTTTTGTATCCCTGCTCCCGTCATAGGAGGCGTCCTCATGTCTCTTATCGCATTAGTACTTCACCACCAGGGAGGCGGCGCTCTTAAGTTCAACACGGCCCTTCAATCACCTATGATGATCGCCTTTTTTACCACTGTCGGTATTGGAGGTAGTTTCGGCCTCCTTAAAAAGGGAGGGAAAGCTCTTATCGTCTATCTGGTTTTTTGTTGGGGACTGGCTGTTTTTCAGAATGCTTTCGGTGCGGGTCTTGCTAAAATGTTGGGAATCCATCCGGCTTTGGGCATTATGGCTGGGGCTGTTTCTCTGGAAGGAGGGCATGGTGCAGCAGCTGCTTTTGGTCCCATGGCTGAAGAATTAGGTGTGGCTGGTGCAAAAGTTGTGGCTATTGCTGCGGCAACCTACGGACTCATTGCGGGTGGCCTTTTGGGTGGCCCTCTTGCCAAATGGCTTATAGATCGTCATAACGTAGATATAAAAGCCAGTAAGGAAGAGATTTATATTCAGCCTACAGCTCAAGATACTGAAGAGGAAGAAAAGCTTTTTTCAAGTTTCGACTTCTTGAAAATGCTAGCACTTGTCCTCGTAATGATGGCTTTAGGCAGCTTCCTATCAGGTAAAATTAAAGAATGGTATAATTTCAGCCTCCCCGGTTATGTAGGTGCCATGTTCGTTGCAGTGGTATTCCGTAACATAAATGATCATTTCCCTTTAGTAAAGATTCGAAGCAAAGCGATAGATCTTATATCTGACGTCTCTCTGGGACTCTTTTTGACCATGGCCATGATGAGCCTTCGCATTTGGGAACTTTACGATCTTGCCGTTCCTTTAATTATTATTCTCGCCTTACAGACTGTTGCCATTTTCCTCTTGGGGGCCTTCCTCCTTTTCCCCCTATTGGGCAAGGATTATGATGCTGCCGTTATGTGTGCAGGCTTTATGGGGCATGGCCTGGGCGCCACTCCTAATGCTGTTGCTAACATGGGCGCTGTTTGTGAGCGCTATAAAGTTATGTCTCACAAAGCGTTCCTCATTGTGCCTCTTTGCGGGGCAGTGCTCATTGACCTTGTAGGGTTGCCTAACATTGTCTGGTTTATCAACTATCTGACCAAATAG
- a CDS encoding electron transport complex protein RnfA: MSFFAIFIDALLVHNILLSRFLGICSFLGVSNSVSTAVGMGLAVVFVITLSSIMTWIVYNLILVPLNITYLSTLAFILVIAALVQFVEMVIRKKWRALYWALGIYLPLITTNCAVLGVAVINMNEGYSLMQSIVHALGASLGYLLAIVLMAGLRERMENNTNMPEALRGLPISLITAALMSIAFLGFSGLI; this comes from the coding sequence ATGAGTTTTTTTGCTATTTTTATAGACGCTCTTCTTGTTCATAACATTCTATTGTCTCGATTCCTTGGAATTTGCTCGTTTCTTGGAGTCTCCAATAGCGTAAGTACTGCTGTGGGCATGGGATTGGCTGTCGTTTTTGTCATCACACTTTCTTCCATTATGACATGGATTGTGTATAATTTAATCCTTGTGCCTCTGAATATTACGTATCTTTCCACGTTAGCCTTTATTCTCGTGATTGCAGCATTGGTTCAGTTTGTAGAAATGGTCATTCGGAAAAAGTGGAGGGCGCTCTACTGGGCTTTGGGCATCTACCTTCCCTTGATTACGACAAACTGTGCTGTTCTTGGTGTGGCCGTAATTAATATGAACGAAGGCTATAGTTTAATGCAGTCGATAGTTCATGCTCTAGGCGCTTCTCTCGGCTACTTGCTTGCTATTGTTTTAATGGCAGGATTACGAGAGAGAATGGAGAATAATACGAACATGCCCGAAGCTTTGCGAGGGCTGCCCATTAGTCTTATTACGGCGGCTCTTATGTCCATCGCTTTTTTAGGGTTCAGCGGTTTGATTTAG
- a CDS encoding Gx transporter family protein: MYSKKHLKAMIIMALLVGLALSIHVAEAQIPLIFPGVKLGLANIITLVALRLYGWKEALTVTLLRIGLSAFFSGNMIAFLCSFTGGVLSCLLMIELDRHFKDSITLPYLSIAGAVTHNIGQLLVIIALIQNFYVIFYLPVLILSGAITGYSTGFLASLLSERLKRVPQMRL; this comes from the coding sequence ATGTACAGCAAGAAACATCTGAAAGCTATGATTATAATGGCTTTGCTTGTAGGTCTCGCCCTTTCCATTCATGTGGCAGAAGCCCAGATACCTCTCATTTTCCCAGGCGTTAAGCTGGGACTGGCAAATATTATCACTCTTGTAGCTCTTCGACTCTACGGATGGAAAGAAGCTCTCACCGTCACCCTCCTCCGTATTGGTCTTTCCGCTTTCTTCAGTGGAAATATGATCGCCTTTCTGTGCAGTTTTACAGGAGGGGTATTGAGCTGCCTCCTTATGATTGAGCTTGATAGACACTTCAAAGATTCAATAACGCTCCCCTACCTTAGTATCGCGGGAGCAGTAACCCATAATATAGGACAGCTACTTGTTATTATTGCATTAATACAAAACTTTTATGTCATCTTCTATTTGCCTGTGTTAATTTTATCAGGGGCAATTACAGGCTATTCTACAGGCTTTCTTGCCTCTCTTTTGAGCGAACGGCTTAAGAGGGTACCTCAAATGCGCCTTTAA
- the ftcD gene encoding glutamate formimidoyltransferase has translation MSKKLVECVPNFSEGRRGDVVEAIVDAARGVPGVKVLDYSSDPDHNRTVLTFVGDPESVKKAAFACCSKAAELIDMEKHHGEHPRIGATDVIPFIPVANVTMEECVELAHSLGKDIGEKLNIPVYFYEEAAKRPQMRSLPKVREGQYEGLKELIKTPERAPDEGPQVMHPTAGATVVGARPFLIAFNINLSTGDLAIAKRIAQTIREAKGGYKYCRAMGVMLEERGIAQVSINMTNYEGTPLHRVFETVKSEAARYGVNIVGSEIIGLTPMQALLDVADFYLRLEGFSRKQVLEAILE, from the coding sequence ATGAGCAAAAAACTTGTAGAGTGTGTTCCTAACTTCAGCGAAGGCAGACGAGGAGATGTAGTGGAAGCCATTGTTGATGCCGCTCGTGGCGTTCCTGGAGTTAAGGTTCTTGATTACTCTTCAGATCCAGACCATAACAGAACAGTTCTTACGTTCGTAGGTGATCCTGAATCTGTTAAAAAAGCAGCTTTTGCTTGTTGTTCCAAGGCAGCTGAGCTCATCGATATGGAGAAACATCATGGTGAACATCCCCGCATTGGCGCTACAGATGTTATCCCCTTCATTCCAGTGGCTAACGTAACTATGGAAGAATGTGTGGAGCTCGCTCATTCCCTGGGGAAAGATATAGGAGAAAAGTTGAATATTCCTGTCTATTTTTATGAGGAAGCCGCAAAACGTCCTCAAATGAGATCCCTTCCTAAAGTGCGAGAAGGACAATATGAAGGACTTAAAGAGCTTATAAAGACACCAGAACGAGCTCCTGACGAAGGGCCTCAGGTCATGCATCCTACGGCAGGTGCCACAGTTGTAGGGGCTCGCCCCTTCCTTATTGCTTTCAACATTAACCTTTCAACAGGTGATTTGGCCATAGCCAAGAGAATCGCCCAGACTATCAGGGAAGCAAAGGGAGGCTATAAATATTGCCGTGCTATGGGCGTTATGTTGGAAGAGCGTGGAATTGCCCAAGTTTCTATTAACATGACTAACTACGAGGGGACGCCTCTCCATAGAGTTTTTGAGACGGTGAAATCTGAGGCTGCTCGCTACGGGGTGAATATAGTAGGCAGCGAGATTATTGGCCTTACACCTATGCAGGCACTCCTCGATGTGGCCGATTTTTATCTTCGCCTTGAAGGTTTTAGTCGTAAACAGGTTCTTGAAGCCATATTGGAATAA
- a CDS encoding NusG domain II-containing protein: MKKGNKFITILLVILIAGSLLVSFAYKTCEGTGKTVAVIEVDGHIVREVALDDVTAPEEWPLYGENTYNVIRIERGRIRFLDANCPHKQCIRSGWLSQPGETAVCLPHKTSIKIIGRRGRYKGPDAISH, translated from the coding sequence ATGAAGAAGGGGAATAAATTTATAACGATACTCTTGGTGATACTCATCGCAGGAAGTCTCCTCGTGAGTTTCGCATATAAAACATGTGAAGGGACGGGAAAAACAGTGGCTGTCATAGAGGTAGACGGGCACATCGTAAGGGAAGTAGCTCTTGATGATGTTACTGCCCCGGAAGAGTGGCCTCTCTATGGAGAAAACACATATAATGTAATTAGGATAGAGCGTGGTCGAATTCGCTTTCTTGACGCCAACTGCCCTCATAAACAGTGTATTCGATCTGGGTGGTTATCCCAGCCTGGAGAGACGGCTGTTTGTCTGCCTCATAAGACAAGTATCAAGATTATCGGACGCAGGGGCCGCTACAAAGGGCCTGATGCCATTTCTCATTAA
- a CDS encoding amidohydrolase family protein, which translates to MVGKELAIKGTFVVENEEELKIAIIDRDKGLFKEFLAAGEWNNLDFPSEAKVDYGSFRIAPGDFNAHSHPEQSVYVEMVDPTWDLATWCRHTIYRYSVSLTPRLVYLACARAFSRMVSYGITSVMVSFYCHNRRGNELDREVLRAARDVGIRLYFGRMHYDVISQTAYPEKRESQHSYFETIDGAERNYKALQKEVEAWNDPRVIVAPSLHSFHANTLDAMIHCINLGYQEGRKVQLHLSEDEGDVRLSEEQFGGRPVDVLYRLYQEGKVASLSHLILSDCIWTSEEEKDLIAQSGMNVVLNPRMNDRVKAGRADLKAFLRRGIPVYVGTDGEASNDDLSIEREIAYLKKINPAVSYEESKKLGYLPFDFHDFKIGVLEPQAAADFKVLDGEKLVDLYIGGEKIVEGGELKTIDVEKDIENPLKLERANIFKL; encoded by the coding sequence TTGGTTGGGAAAGAACTTGCTATAAAGGGAACTTTTGTCGTTGAAAATGAGGAAGAACTGAAGATCGCCATTATCGATAGAGACAAGGGCCTTTTTAAGGAATTCCTTGCGGCAGGAGAGTGGAATAATCTTGATTTTCCTTCTGAAGCCAAGGTTGATTATGGCTCTTTCAGAATAGCTCCGGGAGATTTTAATGCCCATTCTCACCCAGAGCAATCTGTTTATGTGGAGATGGTAGATCCAACGTGGGATTTAGCTACATGGTGTCGACATACTATCTATCGATACAGCGTCTCTCTGACCCCAAGACTCGTCTATCTAGCCTGCGCCAGAGCCTTTTCTCGCATGGTTTCTTATGGAATTACATCTGTGATGGTTTCTTTCTATTGCCACAATCGGCGAGGAAATGAACTGGACAGAGAGGTGCTTCGAGCGGCGCGAGATGTAGGAATACGCCTTTACTTTGGGAGGATGCACTATGATGTAATTTCTCAGACAGCCTACCCGGAAAAGAGGGAATCTCAGCACTCTTATTTTGAAACTATAGATGGGGCAGAACGAAATTATAAAGCCCTTCAAAAAGAAGTTGAGGCATGGAACGATCCTCGTGTTATAGTGGCTCCTTCTCTCCATAGTTTCCATGCGAATACTTTGGACGCTATGATCCACTGCATTAATCTTGGGTATCAGGAGGGAAGGAAAGTGCAGCTTCACCTTTCTGAAGATGAGGGGGACGTGCGTTTAAGCGAAGAACAGTTTGGAGGCAGGCCTGTAGATGTGCTTTATCGCCTCTATCAGGAGGGGAAAGTGGCTTCTTTAAGTCATCTTATCCTTTCTGATTGTATCTGGACAAGCGAAGAAGAAAAAGATCTCATAGCTCAAAGTGGTATGAACGTTGTTTTAAATCCGAGAATGAACGATAGGGTCAAAGCGGGCCGAGCAGATCTGAAAGCCTTTCTCCGCCGGGGGATTCCGGTCTATGTCGGTACTGACGGAGAGGCGAGCAACGATGACCTTTCAATAGAAAGAGAAATTGCCTATCTGAAAAAAATAAATCCGGCGGTTTCTTACGAAGAATCGAAAAAGCTTGGATATCTTCCTTTTGATTTTCATGATTTTAAAATTGGCGTTTTAGAACCTCAAGCCGCTGCGGATTTTAAGGTTCTTGATGGAGAAAAACTTGTGGACCTCTATATAGGGGGGGAAAAAATTGTCGAGGGAGGTGAACTGAAGACTATAGACGTGGAGAAAGACATTGAGAATCCGCTTAAATTGGAACGAGCCAATATTTTCAAATTGTAA
- a CDS encoding alanine/glycine:cation symporter family protein → MELIDIVQGINGILWSYVLIFLLCGTGIYFTFRLKFVQLRKFGDACRHAFGGITLFGEKAGKEGMSSFQSLATAIAAQVGTGNLAGAATAIASGGPGAIFWMWISAFFGMSTIFAEAVLAQIYKERDVDGQVVGGPAYYIHKGFGSRGLAVFFSVAIIIALGFIGNMVQSNSISDAFQTAFNMPSLYVGIGLALLAGLIFFGGISRIASFTEKVVPLMALLYIIGGVVVLVMNIDMIIPAFKMIFVGAFNPRAATGGLIGATVKEAMRYGVARGLFSNEAGMGSTPHAHAVAKVDHPAEQGLMAIIGVFIDTFIVLNITAFVIFVTGSLDGQTTGIALTQGAFTKAFGGFGNTFVAICLFFFAFSTVIGWYFFGEANIRYLFGLKGLTPYRILVMIFIVLGSTLKVDLVWELADTFNGLMVIPNLIAVLGLAKVVSKALDEYDYDKQGYLKPKESEA, encoded by the coding sequence ATGGAGCTCATTGATATTGTTCAAGGTATTAATGGTATTCTGTGGAGTTACGTCCTTATTTTCCTCCTTTGCGGTACTGGAATTTATTTTACGTTTCGACTGAAGTTTGTGCAGTTACGGAAGTTTGGAGATGCTTGTCGCCATGCCTTTGGTGGAATAACTCTCTTTGGAGAGAAAGCCGGGAAGGAAGGAATGTCTTCTTTCCAGTCTCTGGCCACGGCAATTGCAGCTCAAGTTGGAACAGGTAACCTCGCAGGAGCTGCTACGGCTATAGCATCTGGTGGACCTGGCGCTATTTTCTGGATGTGGATCAGCGCTTTCTTTGGCATGAGCACGATTTTTGCAGAGGCTGTCCTTGCCCAGATATATAAAGAACGAGATGTGGATGGGCAGGTTGTAGGTGGCCCAGCTTATTACATTCATAAGGGTTTTGGAAGCAGAGGACTTGCCGTATTTTTCTCTGTTGCCATAATTATTGCCCTCGGTTTTATTGGCAATATGGTACAGTCCAACTCCATTAGTGATGCGTTCCAGACGGCATTCAATATGCCCAGTCTTTATGTAGGCATTGGTTTGGCTCTTCTTGCAGGCCTTATTTTCTTCGGCGGCATTAGCCGAATCGCATCTTTTACAGAAAAAGTAGTGCCCCTCATGGCTCTCCTTTATATTATTGGTGGAGTCGTCGTTCTTGTTATGAACATCGATATGATTATTCCTGCCTTCAAGATGATATTTGTCGGAGCCTTTAATCCAAGAGCTGCTACAGGTGGACTTATTGGAGCTACAGTTAAGGAAGCCATGCGTTATGGCGTAGCTCGAGGCCTCTTCTCTAACGAGGCTGGTATGGGATCTACTCCCCACGCTCACGCTGTAGCTAAAGTTGATCATCCTGCAGAGCAGGGGCTTATGGCTATTATTGGTGTTTTTATTGATACATTCATCGTTTTGAACATTACCGCTTTCGTTATTTTTGTAACAGGTTCTCTTGATGGGCAGACAACTGGTATTGCTCTTACTCAGGGTGCTTTTACAAAGGCTTTTGGGGGTTTTGGCAACACTTTTGTGGCTATTTGCCTTTTCTTCTTTGCTTTCTCCACTGTTATCGGGTGGTACTTCTTTGGTGAGGCTAATATCCGCTACCTCTTTGGGTTAAAGGGCCTTACCCCCTATCGAATTCTGGTCATGATTTTTATCGTACTTGGCTCTACCTTGAAAGTGGATCTTGTATGGGAATTGGCAGATACCTTCAATGGTTTGATGGTTATCCCCAACCTTATCGCCGTTCTCGGTTTGGCGAAGGTTGTTTCGAAGGCCCTCGATGAGTATGATTACGATAAACAGGGATATTTGAAACCGAAAGAATCTGAAGCATAA